The Emcibacter nanhaiensis genome has a window encoding:
- a CDS encoding TerB family tellurite resistance protein — MSSLPPEKLAAAALMVEVALQDGDFSSSERDHILMLLERRLGVEREEAEDMLAEAEAQVDNSNQILNFTRRIKDHFDEKGREKILELLWEVVYADGEETAYESNLLRRITGLLYVPDKESGRIRRKVRERHQGR, encoded by the coding sequence ATGTCTTCCCTGCCGCCGGAAAAGCTCGCCGCCGCGGCGCTGATGGTCGAGGTGGCGCTGCAGGACGGTGATTTTTCCAGCTCAGAGCGGGACCATATCCTGATGCTTCTGGAACGCCGCCTTGGCGTTGAGAGGGAGGAGGCTGAAGACATGCTGGCCGAGGCCGAGGCCCAGGTGGACAACAGCAATCAAATCCTGAACTTTACCCGCCGTATCAAGGATCACTTTGATGAGAAGGGCCGGGAAAAGATCCTCGAGCTTTTGTGGGAAGTAGTCTATGCGGACGGCGAGGAGACCGCCTATGAAAGCAACCTGTTGCGCCGCATCACCGGCCTGCTTTATGTGCCCGATAAAGAGAGTGGCCGTATCCGTCGCAAGGTTCGGGAACGTCACCAGGGCAGATAA
- a CDS encoding helicase-related protein has product MKNLSNRAVDSRSHIKAVLGPTNTGKTHLAVERMLGHSTGMIGLPLRLLAREIYDRIVNSPQNPAGKNAVALITGEEKIIPKNPRWYVCTVESMPMEIEVAFLAVDEIQLAADFDRGHIFTDRLLRARGREETMFLGSATMAGLIRHLVPDVEFITRRRFSTLTYVPPKKLSRLPRRSALVAFSAENVYGYAEMIRRQKGGAAVVMGALSPRTRNAQVELYQNGDVDYLVATDAIGMGLNMDIDHVCFAATSKFDGRRMRDLTPAELGQIAGRAGRHMNNGTFGTLTEGADYERGLSEDVIRAIENHDFPPETVLQWRNSLLDYSGPGALIRSLEAAPQRKGLSRALENIDLATLRRLAAQEDIRTLAAGPASLKLLWEICQIPDFRKTSDDEHVKLTGDIYRQISSHHGVIDHQWMARQVDPLNRTDGGIDALSARIAHIRTWTYISHRSAWLDRAKHWQDVTRDIEDRLSDALHERLTQRFVDRRTSVLMRELRQKGRLMANIDTDGNVFVESHFIGTLEGFQFREDPGAYGEDSKTLRHAADKVLAEEIAKRAQELNEAGEGELSLVFGNPLTQSTINWRGVPIARVVKGQDILSPKASVLPTPVLQGDSLALVQQAVDRWLSGHVQEVLEPLFVLKEAVEGGTNDEGKPLIDGLARGIAFQMVEKLGTIPRRLIARDFKQVDRDGRFQIKKLGVWLGAASLYIPAVLKPAPAQLRLYLWALFNDMDQLPEMPPAGLCTIKIDQKAPRTFYEVSGYRVTGKNAVRLDMLERLANAAREVSMKGPFPPNPDLMSLVGVSGEDFEEIMRYLGYVTREFSPEEAAEIERKRQAAAFAELAAKAEKAEEVPTSEGEAPAEEVKAEEARAEEAPAEETSAEEEDIREKQTGDREEKPAPEAAVAEEPVAETSTQEAAGEEAAEDKPAEPEKYIYFIHQPDVAKGGPRREHGRERSRERNGARKGQGSKGQGSKGQGPKGQGAKGGRKPGGRPGRGGPKGPKVISATAPNKKPQAIDPDSPFAALADLKKSLAKKK; this is encoded by the coding sequence ATGAAAAATCTGTCCAACCGGGCCGTTGACAGCCGCTCTCATATCAAGGCGGTGCTTGGCCCGACCAATACGGGAAAGACCCACCTCGCGGTAGAGCGCATGCTCGGTCACAGCACCGGCATGATCGGCCTGCCGTTGCGCCTGCTAGCCCGGGAAATCTATGACCGTATTGTGAACTCGCCGCAGAACCCGGCCGGCAAGAATGCCGTCGCCCTGATCACCGGCGAGGAAAAGATCATCCCGAAAAACCCCCGCTGGTATGTCTGCACCGTGGAAAGCATGCCCATGGAGATCGAGGTGGCGTTCCTCGCCGTGGATGAAATCCAGCTGGCGGCAGATTTCGACCGCGGTCATATCTTCACCGACCGGCTGCTGCGTGCCCGCGGCCGTGAGGAAACCATGTTCCTGGGTTCGGCCACCATGGCCGGGCTGATCCGCCATCTGGTGCCGGATGTGGAATTTATCACCCGCCGGCGTTTTTCCACCCTGACCTATGTGCCGCCGAAAAAACTCTCCCGCCTGCCGCGCCGCTCGGCCCTGGTCGCGTTCAGTGCCGAAAATGTCTATGGCTACGCGGAAATGATCCGCCGCCAGAAGGGCGGTGCCGCCGTGGTCATGGGGGCGCTGAGCCCGCGCACCCGCAACGCCCAGGTGGAGCTTTATCAGAACGGTGATGTGGACTACCTGGTGGCGACTGACGCCATCGGCATGGGCCTCAACATGGACATCGACCATGTCTGTTTTGCCGCCACCAGCAAGTTCGACGGCCGCCGCATGCGCGACCTGACCCCGGCGGAGCTGGGCCAGATTGCCGGCCGCGCCGGACGCCACATGAACAACGGCACCTTCGGCACCCTGACCGAGGGGGCGGATTATGAGCGCGGCCTCAGCGAAGATGTCATTCGCGCCATTGAAAATCATGATTTCCCGCCGGAAACGGTGCTGCAGTGGCGCAACAGCCTGCTGGATTATTCCGGCCCGGGGGCGCTGATTCGCTCGCTCGAGGCGGCGCCACAGCGCAAAGGCCTGAGCCGGGCGCTGGAAAATATCGATCTCGCCACCCTGCGCCGGCTGGCCGCACAGGAGGATATCCGGACCCTGGCGGCGGGTCCTGCGTCGCTGAAACTGCTGTGGGAAATCTGCCAGATTCCCGATTTCCGCAAGACCAGTGACGACGAGCATGTCAAGCTGACGGGCGACATTTATCGGCAGATTTCCTCGCATCACGGGGTGATCGATCATCAGTGGATGGCGCGCCAGGTCGACCCCCTCAACCGGACCGACGGCGGCATCGATGCCCTGTCAGCACGTATTGCACATATTCGCACCTGGACGTATATTTCCCACCGGTCGGCGTGGCTTGACCGGGCGAAACACTGGCAGGATGTGACAAGAGATATTGAAGACAGACTGTCAGATGCGCTACATGAACGCCTGACCCAGAGATTTGTAGACCGGCGCACGTCGGTCCTGATGAGAGAGTTACGCCAAAAAGGAAGATTGATGGCCAATATTGATACCGACGGCAATGTGTTTGTGGAAAGCCATTTCATCGGCACCCTGGAAGGGTTCCAGTTCCGGGAGGACCCGGGGGCTTATGGGGAGGACAGCAAGACATTGCGTCATGCCGCGGACAAGGTATTGGCCGAGGAAATCGCGAAAAGGGCGCAGGAGCTGAATGAAGCCGGTGAAGGTGAACTGTCGCTGGTGTTCGGCAATCCCCTGACCCAGAGCACCATCAACTGGCGCGGCGTGCCGATCGCCCGGGTGGTCAAGGGACAGGATATCCTGTCGCCGAAGGCGTCCGTGCTGCCGACGCCGGTGCTGCAGGGCGACAGCCTTGCCCTGGTGCAGCAGGCAGTAGACCGCTGGCTGAGCGGGCATGTGCAGGAAGTTCTGGAGCCGCTGTTTGTGCTCAAGGAAGCCGTGGAGGGCGGCACCAATGATGAGGGCAAACCGCTGATTGACGGCCTGGCCCGGGGCATTGCCTTCCAGATGGTGGAAAAGCTCGGCACCATTCCGCGGCGGCTGATTGCCCGGGACTTCAAACAGGTGGACCGGGACGGCCGCTTCCAGATCAAGAAACTGGGCGTCTGGCTCGGCGCCGCCAGCCTATATATTCCGGCCGTGCTGAAACCGGCCCCGGCCCAGTTGCGGCTTTATCTCTGGGCCTTGTTCAACGACATGGACCAGCTGCCGGAGATGCCGCCGGCCGGTCTGTGCACCATCAAGATCGACCAGAAAGCGCCGCGAACTTTTTACGAGGTGTCCGGCTACCGGGTGACCGGCAAGAATGCGGTCCGGCTTGACATGCTGGAGCGTCTGGCCAATGCCGCCCGCGAGGTGTCCATGAAGGGCCCGTTCCCGCCCAACCCGGATCTGATGAGCCTGGTCGGGGTCAGCGGTGAGGACTTTGAAGAGATCATGCGCTACCTCGGCTATGTGACCAGGGAATTCAGCCCCGAGGAAGCCGCCGAGATCGAACGCAAGCGCCAGGCGGCGGCATTTGCCGAGCTGGCCGCGAAGGCGGAAAAGGCTGAGGAAGTACCGACCTCCGAAGGCGAAGCTCCTGCAGAGGAAGTAAAGGCAGAAGAAGCAAGGGCGGAGGAAGCTCCTGCGGAAGAAACCTCTGCCGAGGAAGAGGATATACGGGAAAAGCAGACCGGAGACCGGGAAGAAAAACCAGCTCCTGAAGCGGCTGTTGCCGAAGAACCGGTTGCAGAGACCTCAACGCAGGAGGCCGCCGGAGAAGAGGCCGCCGAGGACAAACCGGCGGAACCCGAGAAATACATATATTTCATCCACCAGCCCGACGTGGCCAAGGGTGGCCCGCGCCGGGAACATGGCAGGGAACGCAGCCGCGAGCGCAATGGTGCCCGCAAAGGCCAAGGATCAAAAGGCCAAGGATCAAAAGGTCAGGGGCCGAAGGGTCAGGGAGCCAAAGGTGGCCGCAAGCCGGGCGGCAGGCCCGGTCGCGGTGGGCCGAAGGGGCCCAAGGTGATCAGCGCCACAGCGCCCAACAAAAAGCCCCAGGCCATTGACCCGGATTCACCATTTGCGGCACTGGCGGATCTTAAAAAATCCCTCGCCAAGAAAAAATGA
- a CDS encoding RNA-binding S4 domain-containing protein yields MTSAPEPQNTATQRIDLWLWHARFFKTRSLATKMCRAGKVRLNGQVIRKASVTVGPEDVLTFPQGDHVRIARILALAERRGPAAEAQSLYEDLSPPRIKKERPAPVAVRDAGSGRPTKAERRALDRLRDQ; encoded by the coding sequence ATGACTTCTGCACCGGAGCCACAGAATACTGCGACGCAACGTATCGACCTGTGGCTCTGGCATGCCCGCTTTTTCAAGACCCGCTCGCTGGCGACCAAAATGTGCCGGGCCGGCAAGGTGCGCCTCAACGGCCAGGTGATCCGCAAGGCCAGCGTCACGGTCGGGCCGGAAGATGTGCTGACCTTTCCCCAGGGCGATCATGTGCGCATCGCCCGCATCCTGGCCCTGGCCGAGCGGCGCGGTCCCGCCGCCGAGGCGCAGTCGCTCTATGAAGACTTGAGCCCGCCCCGGATCAAAAAAGAACGCCCGGCGCCGGTGGCGGTGCGGGACGCCGGCAGCGGCCGCCCGACCAAGGCCGAGCGGCGCGCCCTTGATCGCCTGCGCGACCAGTAA
- the fdxA gene encoding ferredoxin FdxA, whose protein sequence is MTYVVTEACINCKYTDCVEVCPVDCFYEGENMLVINPDECIDCGVCEPECPAEAILADTEDGLEKWIELGEKYSAEWPNITERVDPMDGADAAKDEQDKFEKHFSDKPGAGT, encoded by the coding sequence ATGACTTACGTTGTCACAGAGGCATGTATCAACTGCAAATACACCGACTGTGTGGAAGTTTGTCCGGTGGACTGCTTCTATGAAGGCGAGAACATGCTTGTGATCAATCCCGACGAATGCATTGACTGCGGCGTGTGTGAACCGGAATGTCCTGCCGAAGCCATTCTGGCGGATACCGAAGACGGACTGGAAAAATGGATTGAGCTTGGTGAGAAATATTCTGCCGAATGGCCCAATATCACCGAGCGTGTCGATCCCATGGACGGGGCTGACGCCGCCAAGGACGAACAGGACAAGTTCGAGAAACATTTCAGCGACAAACCCGGCGCCGGCACCTGA
- a CDS encoding retropepsin-like aspartic protease family protein: protein MNAGKIFFGFLLLTVVVAVMADTSDQPEGQKELPHFAGKVRPVEQRVMASQMPDEVRIPRGEGGHYWTDAYVEDGSITFVVDTGASHIALSYEDAEAIGLDPSDLEFDGAVSTANGTAAVARVTLSSVRIGNIEMYDVPAIVSSPGALPVSLLGMSFLNRLSSFEVEQRDLVLRY from the coding sequence ATGAATGCAGGCAAGATATTTTTCGGCTTTTTGCTATTGACGGTTGTTGTGGCCGTCATGGCAGACACGTCTGACCAACCGGAGGGGCAAAAAGAACTGCCTCATTTTGCGGGCAAGGTTCGTCCGGTTGAACAGCGGGTGATGGCCAGTCAAATGCCCGACGAGGTGCGCATCCCCCGGGGCGAGGGCGGTCATTACTGGACGGACGCCTATGTTGAAGACGGCAGCATCACCTTTGTCGTCGATACCGGCGCCAGCCATATCGCGCTCAGCTATGAGGATGCGGAAGCGATCGGGCTTGACCCGTCCGACCTGGAATTTGACGGGGCGGTCTCTACCGCCAACGGGACTGCGGCGGTTGCCCGGGTGACCCTGTCTTCCGTGCGGATTGGCAACATTGAAATGTATGACGTGCCGGCTATTGTCTCCTCCCCCGGCGCCCTGCCGGTGTCGTTGCTGGGCATGAGCTTCCTCAACCGGCTGAGCAGCTTTGAGGTCGAGCAGCGGGACCTTGTCCTGCGCTACTAA
- a CDS encoding CarD family transcriptional regulator, translated as MVKSNTLRFAVNDNIVYPKHGVGVIIDIEEQEISGMKLELYVIRFESEKMTLRVPTNKAEGAGMRALSNKNVMDKAFVTLKGKAKVKRTMWSRRAQEYEAKINSGNLISLAEVVRDLHRSGDQTEQSYSERQIYESAISRLAREVAAVEDIAEKEALEKLETYLQVA; from the coding sequence ATGGTTAAGTCGAATACATTAAGATTTGCAGTCAATGACAACATCGTTTACCCCAAACATGGTGTTGGCGTTATTATTGATATTGAAGAACAGGAAATTTCCGGCATGAAGCTGGAGCTGTATGTCATTCGCTTTGAAAGCGAAAAGATGACGCTCCGTGTCCCCACCAACAAGGCTGAAGGCGCCGGCATGCGGGCCCTGTCCAACAAAAATGTCATGGACAAGGCGTTCGTCACCCTCAAAGGCAAGGCCAAGGTCAAGCGGACCATGTGGAGCCGCCGGGCGCAGGAATATGAAGCCAAGATCAATTCCGGTAACCTGATTTCCCTGGCCGAGGTGGTGCGCGACCTGCATCGTTCCGGTGACCAGACGGAACAGTCCTACAGCGAACGCCAGATCTATGAATCTGCCATCAGCCGCCTGGCCCGCGAAGTGGCTGCGGTCGAGGATATCGCCGAAAAGGAAGCCCTGGAAAAGCTGGAGACCTATCTCCAGGTTGCCTGA